From the genome of Desulforegulaceae bacterium, one region includes:
- a CDS encoding YkvA family protein, whose protein sequence is MNNARLKLQINQKKYKRSYSDQKFWEKLKSLPGTAGCKIIRTAVTLYAVLTQPHIPLWAKTSIILALGYFISPVDAIPDFIIPAGYIDDLAVMASVLARLHSYKNNNNVKQKVDTLLPDICLDPE, encoded by the coding sequence ATGAACAATGCTCGCCTAAAATTACAAATCAACCAAAAGAAATATAAAAGATCATATTCAGATCAAAAATTCTGGGAAAAATTAAAATCCTTACCGGGTACAGCCGGATGTAAGATTATAAGGACTGCTGTTACTTTATATGCCGTACTGACTCAGCCCCATATCCCCCTATGGGCAAAGACCAGTATTATTCTGGCATTGGGATATTTTATCAGTCCTGTTGATGCCATACCTGACTTTATCATACCAGCAGGCTATATTGACGACCTTGCTGTAATGGCTTCTGTGCTGGCCCGGCTGCATTCCTATAAAAACAATAACAATGTTAAACAAAAGGTTGATACTCTCCTTCCAGATATTTGCCTGGACCCGGAATAA